DNA from Thermococcus argininiproducens:
TTTCTAAGTCTCTCTTCATCTACTATTGTTGGATTTTTATATCTACCAAAAGGAACGTTGAATTCTCCTTTTCTATTTTCTCTATAGAGGCCATTATATCCTGTCTTATTTAAATACAGAAGTAAGCTTGCAAGCCTTATGTGTGGAGGTCTGAAACCTTCTCTGATTATCTTATTAAACTCTTCCCTAGCCTTATAGTAATACTCTTTTTCATTTTTATGCTGCTTTGCATCTTGTATTAGTTCTTCAACATAATCTCTAACCACAAGATAGAAGTTTATTAGTTTAAGATTAATGTCATTGATTGTTCCTCTTTTTGGCTCTAGCCAAAAAGTAACTGCTCCTCCTCCAAAAAATGGTTCATGGAATGTTCTCTCTTTGAAATCTTTTGGCATTAGTGCTACTATTTGAGGCAATATCTGTCTTTTTCCTCCAGCCCATTTTAACACAGGTTCGGCCATTTTATCATCCTCTCCATATTCAATTCTCTTTAGCTTAATAAAGTTATTATACATTTGTGTGCAACAATATTATTTAAGCTTTTTGGTGCAACATTATGTGAAGATAATGTGCAACACAAAAACTAATTTTTTGCACATAGTGAGTAAAAATGGTATTTTAGACAATTTGTTGTGGGCATACGCTTAATGCCTCGTTATAATTGCATATCCAAAGGGAGAAGTTGGAATAAGAAGTACTAAACGGGAGATCAAACCCCATAGCTAAGCCCAAGCTTTTTTCTGATATAATTTGAAATGTCAAGACCTTCTTTAGTAGCTTCTTCAAGAACTCGGTTATACTCTTCTTCAGTTACTCTAATTGATATCCATTTAGTTCTCTTTACTGGACCAAAGAGGGCTTTAGCCTCTGCCTCCCAGAGCGCCTTTAGGGCTTTAGCTTTAGTTTTAATAATCCTTGCTCTAGTAAATCCTGAAAATTCTCTCTCAAGTATCTCCTTAAACTCTTGAAGTGTTTCTTCATTTCCATTATTATACCTCAAAAATTCAGAAAGTGCTATTTTAACTGCTTCATTCCATTCTTTAAACCCTTTATACTTGAGAATTGCTTCAAATGCCTTTATACCAGCTGCAGGGACTTTAGATTTCCCAATTACTGGAGCATTCACTTCATTCAACTTTTTGAGAATACTCTCAAACATTTTTTCTTCACCTAGTCTGTTCTTAATTGATTTTAATGTTTCACCATTTAAATAAATTATGTTGCACTATGATTTTTATTACTCTGTAGATTTCCAAGGAGCATAGGCGAGTAAATGAAATTTAAACCCTTAATTCCAAAACTAAACTTCATCACAAACAAAAAGAAGTGGAGCGGCCACTTAATGGGCAAAGCTATGAGAGAAATTCCAGAAGACGATTACAAACTAATTGAAAGTCTCATAAAAGAATAAAAGAAGATCATATCATCCCATTCAACGCCGGAATCTCTTCAGGTTCGTAATCCTGCAGTTTTCCCTCCAAGAAGTCATCATACCCCTTAAGATCAAGGAGACCATGGCCGCTTAGATTGAATAGTATAACCCTCTCTTCTCCCTTCTCCTTTGCCTGAAGAGCTAAATCTATTGCGGCCTTTATTGCGTGTGCACTCTCAGGGGCCGGTACTATTCCTTCGCTCCTTGCAAATGTTAGAGCGGCTTCAAAAACTTCTGTTTGGTGATAAGCTACAGGTTTAACGATGCCATGGTTAAGGAGCACGCTGAGTGTGGGGGCTAGGCCGTGATACCTCAAGCCTCCAGCGTGAATGGGTGGGACATAGTATGTATGACCTAGAGTGTGCATTTTCATTTTTGGAGTTAGTTTTCCTGAATCTCCGTAGTCATATGTGTAAATTCCCGATGTCATGCTCGGAGCGGCTTTTGGTTCAACCGCTATAAACTCATATTCTGCTTTACCATCTAGAACATCTTTGACAAATGGATAAGCTAAACCTGCAAAGTTGCTTCCTCCACCAACGCATCCAATTATAACGTCCGGCTCCTCAAACTCCTTCATCTGTTCCTTAGCCTCAAGGCCTATGACAGTCTGGTGCATAAGGACGTGGTTCAACACACTGCCAAGGGAATAGCGTGCACTTTCATTCCTCAAAACATCTTCAATGGCCTCACTTATTGCTATCCCCAAGCCACCGGGATGATTTGGGTCCTCCTTTAGAAACCTTTTACCTACCTCAGTCCTATTACTTGGGCTGGGGTAGACCTCCGCTCCATAGACATTCATTAAGACTCTCCTATATGGCTTCTGCTGAAAACTGGCCCTTGCCATATAAACACGAACCTTTAAGCCAAGCAGGGCTCCAGCAAGCGAAAGGGCCGTTCCCCACTGGCCTGCTCCAGTTTCCGTTACTAGCCTTTCAATACCCTGTTTCTTAGCGTAATACGCCTGTGCTAGGGCCGTGTTTATCTTGTGACTTCCCGTTGTCGTTGCACCCTCGTATTTGAAGTATATCCTTGCCGGGGTGCCTAACTTTTTCTCAAGGTTTGTGGCCCTGAACAACGGTGTGGGTCGACCTATCTTTGCATAGAGCTCCCTAATTTCCCCTGGAATCTCAACATAACGTTCCTTGCTCATCTCTTGCTTCACAAGTTCTCCCGCGAAAATTCTCAAGAGCTTTTCAGGTTTTATTGGTTCCTCTGTCTCCGGATCTAAGGGAGGCGCCAAAGCCTCCGGGAGGTCTGGTAGGATGTTGTACCAAACCCTAGGTATTTTTCCATCCCTGACCTCCTCCCCGCCGTGAACAACGAGGGTTCCAACGAATTAACCCCTCGCCAGTGGCGGAGAGGTTTGCGGGCCCATCACTTACTCCCGTTGCCGGTTTCAGTTCAGCCCGCGGGCCCGGTCTTAGGCCCATTACCCCTACCGCAAAGCGGTTCGGGGTTATCGTTTTAGAGGCCACTCTTCAAGGTTTCAACCACCTCAGCGGTGGTATTATAAAGGACGCCTAACGGCGTCTTCCCCCATGCAGGGGGACACGAGTGAAACTCTCACTAAAGGTTGCCCTTGGGGTGGCCTCTTCGAGATCCTATTACGTTGCAAGAGTTTAAAAAGATTTCTACTTGAGGACTAAATTTTAGAATTCCTGCATCCTCACCCCAAAGAGAGAGGCTTTCAAAAAAATGTGACTATCCATAGGCTCCTCGAGATTTTCCGCAAGATTCATATGGGAGGTACCCCATAATGGGATACCTCTAGTAAAAGATCATTTCCTAAAAACCCTCACCATCAATAGCAAACCCAAGATAAGGCCTGGCCCACAGACACTCTCTGTTTGTTGTGATGTTGTGGAAGTTGTACTAGTTTGAGGAAGCTCAACCTGGCTCGGAGGAAGCTTAAGCTTAAAAGGTTGGCCAACACACCTCAACAAAAGTGGACTGTCACTTTCGTCATAAGCAACCCATGAATACTTCCCATCTTTCTCGTACCAGCCTATATGGGAGTTATAACCCGCTTTTCCCATTTTTGCAACCTTTGCAATCATTTCAATGTCCTCTTCGTTGATCCTGACTATCCCATTATCCCTAAGCCACACGAGCTCTGTTCTAAGGGCCTCGGTGAAGTTAAAGGAATAAGGATCAACCACCCCTGTAGGACTTTCCACAGTCTCGCTTTCGAAACTCAAGTTTTCAAGCATGCACGAGATTCCAAAAACATCAAAAAGGGCCTTCATTTCATTCAAATCCTCTTCACTTGGCTTTTCTTTCCCATAGTCTGCTATCCAGACCTCAGCATTTGGTACCTTAACAACTTTTGATGGGTCCATGTTGTGCTCTCTTAAACACTTTTCAAATTCCTCATTTGATTTCCATGTGCAGAAACCATTGACACAGCCGCATTGAGTTAATCTTAAGCAATCATACCATTCCGCATATATGCATGGGGTGATTACTTCTTTTGCTTTATCTCTAGTAGTACAAACTTCTCCAGAGCATCCTCCTGTAGCACACTCCGAGTCATTTTGACATTCATCTCCCCTTGATAGATTTATTTGCACAAGCAGATTCTTCTTTTTGAATGTAAACCCTTCAACTTCCCATCCAAGCTCTTTGGCTTTCTCAACCATCTCTTCAGAAATTAGCAAAGGAGTTACAAGTGAAGCATGAGCATAGGTGGAGCTAAAACTCTTTGCCGGTATCTGGACCCTAACCCTAAGAAAGCCATTATCCTCACTTAAAATTACCGCAACGCTTTCATCATGGTGTGAACGATAGATTATGCTATCATTTTCGATTATCACATTTTGAGCAGATTTCAATGGGGTTAAATCATAAGTAATCCCAGGTTTGTTGAGATAAACTTCAACTGCTAGAGAATCCATTGGGTTATAACACGCATTTGCGAAAGGCACGAAGAAAAGTAAAATCCCAATGAGCAGTGACCATCGCATTTTCATACACCGTAAGTGTATAGAGTTCAAAGTATATACGCCTATCGAGAACTTCAAACCCATTTGAAGTTATTCGTTGGCAAACTATCTTTTCCTAATCCGTGCGGTCACATAGTCGTTTGGGGGATAAATTATCTCTACCACATATTTATCCCGTGGAATTTCATCTATGGCCCGTTTAACTCCAGGAAACCCATAATTATGAACAAAAACTACCGTATGATCTCCCAGTAGTTTTTTACAATTTTCCCAGTCGCTTTTTGCAGTTTCATAGGATTTTCCACCATCAATAAATATAAGATCCATTATTGGAAGCTCATTTATATGCTGAGGAAGGGTGACCTTAGAATCCCCTTTAAAAAGCTTAAATTTAGAGCCTGTCTCTTTCAGCTTTTTGTAGACTTTCTGATAGTGAGCCTCACTTTCAAAGTAGTCGAATCCATAGTATTCTATCTCTTCCGGAGGAAAGTTCTTCTTAGCTGCTTCAATCATGTTCTTTGCATTTTCACCATCATATACTCCTATTTCCATTAATCTTTTACATTTGTTCTTTTTTATGTGTTCATTCAAAAAAGAATGATAACCAAACCCAAACACTCTCACCACCATACTTTATCTAAGTTTTAGAATTTTAAATCTTTAATTAGTGATTAAAAAGTCTGTTGTGGAGGTGGGTTTATCTAATTTTGCCTATTAATTTACCAAGTATACAAAGGCTTTTATATTTCATAATTAAAATAATGCTTGGTGATTTGCAATGGTTGCTGAAGAAGAAATTTTTAACGAGCTACAAACAAACGGAATTATCGGTCCCCACTCCAAAATGCTCGGGCCTGTGGCAGATGGAGGGAGAATAATCTTCGTCACAGCCCCCGGATGCTGGGGCCCAATGATAACGCCAACCATTAGAGGAGGGCACGAAGTCAACGTCCCTGTAGCTGTCGATGGCGCGAAAGTTGGTGACGGTCTAGTGATGAGGATAAAGAGCATAAAAGTGCTCTCAAAAGCGGCTTCTTCGGGCGTTGATACAGTAAGAGAAGGAGCTTTTGTCGGTGATCCTTACGTGGCCAAAAAATGTCCTTCATGTAACGATCCCTGGCCCGAGTTCGAAGTAATTGGAATTGGAGAAGATGCCATAAGGTGTAAACACTGTGGCTCCCCTGCATCCCCATTTAAGATGGTGAACGGATACACTATGGTGCTTGACTCCAATCTTGGAGTAGGAGTTACGGTAAACAAAGAAACGGCTGAAATGATAGCTCAAGAAGCTTGGGAATGGCATGCCCTACCTAAAAACTCAAAGCAAGTACCAATTCTGATCTTTGCTAAAGCCGATATAGTTGGCGTTCCCTCAAGAATAAGGCCATTTTTAGGACAGTTTGGAACTGTCCCCGCTGTTGATATACCTGATTCACACAATGCAGGCGATTTTGGTTCGTTCTTGATAAACGCACCCCATCCCTATGCAATAACTAAAGAGGACTACGAAACCAAGCTCACAGATGGACACTTGGATATCGATGCAGTTAGAGAAGGAGCAATAATAATAGCCCCAGTAAAAGTCGATGGAGGAGGAGTATACGCTGGAGATGCTCATGCAATGCAGGGAGATGGAGAAGTAGCGGGCCACACAACAGACATAAGTGCCGAGAGTGTTATAGAAGTCTCAGTCATTAAGAACCTTAACCTAGAAGGTCCAATTCTATTACCTCCAGAAGAGGACTTACCACCACTGGTTAAACCTTGGAGAAAAGACGAATGGGAAAGGGTGCAAACTTTAGCTAAGAAGTTTGGAATTGAACCCGAACCGGTTGCACCAGTACAGATAATAGGTTCTGGACCTACAATAAATGAAGCTGCAATGAGAGGTTTTGAAAGGGCCGCAAAGCTATTTGGGATGAGTATTGAGGAAGTTAGAAACAGGGTAACCATAAGTGGAGCTGTAGAGATTGGTAGACTCCCAGGAATAGTGCAAGTTTCCATGCAAGTACCCCTAAGTGCCCTTGAAAAGATGGGTATAGATGAACTAGTTGTCAAACATTACAAATTACCCTTCTAGTTTAAACTATTTTCTTTTAAATTTTGTTCTAAAATGGTTCAATATTAAAACGTCTAAAAATATTATCCTAAAAATTGTAAAGCAATGTTACATTTATTCCTCAGACTAAGGGAAAAGATAAAAAACAAGCCGTACTTTTTGTCTTAAAAATATAAAATTTTTGTTGAAATAAGTACAGGTAATAATAAACAAAAAGAAAGAAAAATTACAAGATATACACAAAATATATAAAGGTAGGACACATAGTAGTTAAAGGTGAGTTCACATGGCTGTTGTAAAACAAAGGATACCCCTTTGGATAGCCACCCCTATAACTGTAGCGGTAGCAACACCCTTTGCAACGAGATTGGGGACTTGGGGGCTCCCCGTGTGGATTAGCTTTATTGTTTGGGCTGAGTATTTTGTGTTCGGAGCAAATGTAGAAGCATTGAAAATGATAGGCTATGGTTTTCTCTATGGCTGCATTATGACGGCCTTTTGGCTAGCATCATCCCTTG
Protein-coding regions in this window:
- a CDS encoding class I SAM-dependent methyltransferase; translation: MVVRVFGFGYHSFLNEHIKKNKCKRLMEIGVYDGENAKNMIEAAKKNFPPEEIEYYGFDYFESEAHYQKVYKKLKETGSKFKLFKGDSKVTLPQHINELPIMDLIFIDGGKSYETAKSDWENCKKLLGDHTVVFVHNYGFPGVKRAIDEIPRDKYVVEIIYPPNDYVTARIRKR
- a CDS encoding acetamidase/formamidase family protein, with translation MVAEEEIFNELQTNGIIGPHSKMLGPVADGGRIIFVTAPGCWGPMITPTIRGGHEVNVPVAVDGAKVGDGLVMRIKSIKVLSKAASSGVDTVREGAFVGDPYVAKKCPSCNDPWPEFEVIGIGEDAIRCKHCGSPASPFKMVNGYTMVLDSNLGVGVTVNKETAEMIAQEAWEWHALPKNSKQVPILIFAKADIVGVPSRIRPFLGQFGTVPAVDIPDSHNAGDFGSFLINAPHPYAITKEDYETKLTDGHLDIDAVREGAIIIAPVKVDGGGVYAGDAHAMQGDGEVAGHTTDISAESVIEVSVIKNLNLEGPILLPPEEDLPPLVKPWRKDEWERVQTLAKKFGIEPEPVAPVQIIGSGPTINEAAMRGFERAAKLFGMSIEEVRNRVTISGAVEIGRLPGIVQVSMQVPLSALEKMGIDELVVKHYKLPF
- a CDS encoding DNA adenine methylase — protein: MYNNFIKLKRIEYGEDDKMAEPVLKWAGGKRQILPQIVALMPKDFKERTFHEPFFGGGAVTFWLEPKRGTINDINLKLINFYLVVRDYVEELIQDAKQHKNEKEYYYKAREEFNKIIREGFRPPHIRLASLLLYLNKTGYNGLYRENRKGEFNVPFGRYKNPTIVDEERLRKVSEVLKRLEIYNEDFTYILTVARPGDLVYFDPPYHPISKTANFTSYSKDDFTQKDQERLRDVCIELHEMGVYFILSNSHAQPVRELYEGIKEFEVITVYANRAINSKADKRGKIAEILVTNVPKELRVGISKAIELTKNGNGTKMMSMTKREIKKQITIAEFLVKV
- a CDS encoding plasmid mobilization protein yields the protein MFESILKKLNEVNAPVIGKSKVPAAGIKAFEAILKYKGFKEWNEAVKIALSEFLRYNNGNEETLQEFKEILEREFSGFTRARIIKTKAKALKALWEAEAKALFGPVKRTKWISIRVTEEEYNRVLEEATKEGLDISNYIRKKLGLSYGV
- a CDS encoding TrpB-like pyridoxal phosphate-dependent enzyme, producing MPRVWYNILPDLPEALAPPLDPETEEPIKPEKLLRIFAGELVKQEMSKERYVEIPGEIRELYAKIGRPTPLFRATNLEKKLGTPARIYFKYEGATTTGSHKINTALAQAYYAKKQGIERLVTETGAGQWGTALSLAGALLGLKVRVYMARASFQQKPYRRVLMNVYGAEVYPSPSNRTEVGKRFLKEDPNHPGGLGIAISEAIEDVLRNESARYSLGSVLNHVLMHQTVIGLEAKEQMKEFEEPDVIIGCVGGGSNFAGLAYPFVKDVLDGKAEYEFIAVEPKAAPSMTSGIYTYDYGDSGKLTPKMKMHTLGHTYYVPPIHAGGLRYHGLAPTLSVLLNHGIVKPVAYHQTEVFEAALTFARSEGIVPAPESAHAIKAAIDLALQAKEKGEERVILFNLSGHGLLDLKGYDDFLEGKLQDYEPEEIPALNGMI
- a CDS encoding CGP-CTERM-anchored Cys-rich protein yields the protein MRWSLLIGILLFFVPFANACYNPMDSLAVEVYLNKPGITYDLTPLKSAQNVIIENDSIIYRSHHDESVAVILSEDNGFLRVRVQIPAKSFSSTYAHASLVTPLLISEEMVEKAKELGWEVEGFTFKKKNLLVQINLSRGDECQNDSECATGGCSGEVCTTRDKAKEVITPCIYAEWYDCLRLTQCGCVNGFCTWKSNEEFEKCLREHNMDPSKVVKVPNAEVWIADYGKEKPSEEDLNEMKALFDVFGISCMLENLSFESETVESPTGVVDPYSFNFTEALRTELVWLRDNGIVRINEEDIEMIAKVAKMGKAGYNSHIGWYEKDGKYSWVAYDESDSPLLLRCVGQPFKLKLPPSQVELPQTSTTSTTSQQTESVCGPGLILGLLLMVRVFRK